In Limnobaculum parvum, one DNA window encodes the following:
- a CDS encoding TPM domain-containing protein: MRRLVLFGLFFLSLLANAAPIAVPPLQQQITDLTATLSADSVRTLTQQAASLEKTTGHQLAVLIVDTTGDETIEQFATRVFDQWQLGKKNVDDGILLLVAKSDRTMRIEVGYGLEGDLTDLQTSQIINRLIIPSFKQNDYNRGIELAVEAIIHQLTPEHKDDASAQPTHAQTETEPLDEGRSILWLAALVTLSSLYRKLNLLKKMFVTSLTLTIGVLLFQLLVNHAVVWLELLLSFGLGAIGTLLAPMLLNILLSGGGRGGGFGGGGGFGGGGGFGGGGGFGGGGGRSGGGGASGRW; encoded by the coding sequence ATGCGCCGTCTGGTACTGTTTGGACTGTTTTTTCTGTCACTGCTGGCAAACGCGGCACCGATTGCTGTGCCGCCATTACAGCAACAGATAACAGACCTGACTGCTACGCTGTCAGCAGACAGCGTCCGTACCCTGACTCAGCAAGCTGCAAGTCTGGAGAAAACCACAGGGCATCAGCTTGCTGTATTGATTGTCGACACAACCGGTGATGAAACTATCGAACAGTTTGCCACGCGGGTTTTTGACCAGTGGCAACTGGGTAAGAAAAATGTCGATGATGGCATATTGCTTCTGGTGGCTAAATCCGACCGAACGATGCGAATTGAAGTCGGCTATGGCCTAGAGGGCGATCTGACCGATCTTCAGACCAGTCAGATTATTAACCGTCTTATTATTCCAAGCTTCAAGCAGAACGACTACAACCGAGGAATTGAGCTGGCTGTAGAAGCCATCATCCATCAGCTAACCCCTGAACATAAAGATGACGCTTCTGCTCAACCGACTCATGCACAGACTGAAACGGAACCTCTTGATGAAGGTCGCTCTATTCTGTGGTTGGCCGCTCTGGTAACGCTATCCAGCCTGTATCGTAAACTGAATCTATTGAAGAAGATGTTTGTTACGAGCCTGACGCTAACCATTGGCGTTCTGCTATTTCAACTGCTCGTTAATCACGCGGTTGTTTGGTTGGAACTGCTTTTGTCATTTGGTCTGGGCGCTATCGGTACCTTACTTGCCCCGATGCTATTGAACATATTACTCAGCGGCGGTGGCCGTGGTGGTGGATTTGGCGGCGGCGGTGGATTCGGTGGTGGTGGCGGATTCGGCGGTGGCGGTGGATTCGGTGGCGGCGGCGGTCGTTCAGGCGGCGGCGGGGCATCTGGCCGGTGGTAA
- a CDS encoding bactofilin family protein gives MFGKKTSKYEMTGTQSQSLTSNISSTISGSESKVYSDSIDVRNRCTIIARNASFVGDIEDSGDIQIYGKIIGNINITEGSIRIMNTGYVKGQLNAPEIIIDGQVHGSCYAENIDILEHGMLRGTSCCENIAIKRGGVFVGQSEEWTPKEVPLTRVTKEVIDELDVQNELIITSDDDSDNK, from the coding sequence ATGTTTGGGAAAAAAACATCTAAATATGAGATGACAGGCACTCAGTCACAATCGTTAACCAGTAACATTTCCAGTACGATTTCAGGTAGTGAGTCAAAAGTCTATTCAGATAGTATTGATGTGCGTAATCGCTGCACTATTATCGCCAGAAATGCCTCATTCGTTGGTGACATTGAAGACAGTGGCGATATCCAGATTTATGGCAAAATCATCGGTAATATCAATATTACTGAAGGCTCTATCCGCATCATGAACACCGGATATGTCAAAGGCCAATTGAACGCACCAGAAATCATTATTGACGGGCAGGTTCACGGTAGCTGTTATGCTGAGAATATCGATATTCTTGAACACGGTATGTTACGTGGCACCAGCTGTTGTGAAAATATTGCCATTAAACGTGGTGGCGTTTTTGTTGGTCAGTCTGAAGAGTGGACACCAAAAGAAGTTCCGTTAACGCGCGTTACTAAAGAAGTGATTGACGAGCTAGACGTTCAGAACGAGTTAATCATCACATCAGATGATGATTCAGACAATAAGTGA
- a CDS encoding MmcQ/YjbR family DNA-binding protein: MDKQDCIKYCLTQVGSVHDYQPLWEADRVKVGGKIFAILSDLNGRPCISLKCSPALAERLRDEYQDIIPGYHLNKALWNTLFLDGTLEGTLIKNMIDISYQEVRALLPAYVKKSLAAGESSKAIQ, from the coding sequence ATGGATAAGCAAGATTGTATTAAATATTGTTTAACTCAAGTAGGCAGTGTTCATGATTATCAACCACTTTGGGAAGCCGATCGTGTTAAGGTTGGCGGTAAAATATTTGCCATCCTGAGTGATTTAAACGGCAGGCCCTGTATCTCACTTAAGTGTTCACCAGCGCTGGCGGAACGTTTACGGGACGAGTATCAGGATATTATTCCAGGGTATCATCTGAATAAGGCGTTATGGAATACGCTGTTTCTTGATGGGACGTTGGAAGGCACGCTGATAAAAAATATGATTGATATTTCCTATCAGGAGGTGAGAGCCTTGCTACCTGCGTATGTCAAGAAGTCTCTAGCGGCAGGAGAAAGTTCGAAAGCAATACAATAA
- a CDS encoding cation:dicarboxylate symporter family transporter has product MTNHSHTLEHDKPLLAEPTKKAFWKGLGFQIAVSMILGILVGFIWPEFATSLKLLGDIFLRLIKSAVAPLIFLTVSLGIGAAGDIKQVGRVGLSAIIYFEIVSTIAILFGFGMGELLSVGSGTVLTESHVNAQATSLIQASHAAPKSFAQFFLEIFPDSFMGAFSSNNLLQVLVLALMFGFGILLLKEKERLAVESALSFIAKAFFKFIHVIMLLAPIGTFGAIAYAVGSNGVDMLIKLTYLVFAFYLTLILFIVIVLGAVCLIFKLNLLDIIKFIKEELYITFGTASSESVLPRLLEKLPKYGASRQTVGLVLPTGYAFNLDGTSIYMSMGVIFLANAYGIPLSIEQLFGILLIMLLTSKGAATVSGGAFVVFAATITTTGLLPLEGVAVMFGVYRFMSMALAVTNIIGNTVATIAIAKINREYHPSRRQKLEDDED; this is encoded by the coding sequence ATGACAAATCACTCGCATACACTGGAGCACGATAAACCTTTACTCGCAGAACCGACTAAGAAAGCCTTCTGGAAAGGTCTGGGATTCCAGATTGCAGTCAGTATGATCTTGGGGATTTTGGTAGGATTTATTTGGCCAGAGTTTGCCACCAGCCTGAAGCTGCTGGGTGATATTTTTTTACGATTAATTAAAAGTGCCGTAGCGCCATTAATCTTTTTAACAGTATCTCTGGGAATCGGCGCTGCTGGCGATATCAAACAGGTCGGGCGGGTTGGTCTGAGCGCTATCATCTATTTTGAAATTGTCTCGACCATTGCCATTTTATTTGGTTTTGGAATGGGGGAACTGCTCAGCGTTGGTAGCGGCACGGTATTAACCGAAAGCCATGTTAACGCTCAAGCTACCAGCTTGATTCAAGCCTCCCATGCGGCACCAAAATCTTTCGCCCAATTTTTCCTCGAAATATTCCCCGATAGCTTTATGGGCGCTTTTTCCTCTAATAATTTATTACAGGTTCTGGTACTAGCGCTGATGTTTGGCTTCGGTATTCTGCTGCTGAAAGAGAAAGAGCGTTTAGCTGTAGAGAGTGCTCTCAGCTTCATTGCTAAAGCCTTCTTTAAATTTATCCACGTTATTATGCTGTTGGCACCTATCGGTACTTTTGGTGCCATTGCCTATGCGGTAGGCAGTAACGGTGTGGATATGCTGATTAAGCTAACCTATTTGGTATTCGCTTTTTACCTGACGCTGATCCTGTTTATCGTCATTGTACTAGGCGCTGTCTGCCTAATTTTTAAACTTAATCTGCTTGATATTATTAAGTTTATCAAAGAAGAACTCTACATTACTTTCGGAACAGCCTCCTCTGAGAGTGTGCTACCTCGTCTGCTGGAAAAACTACCCAAGTATGGCGCTTCACGCCAGACAGTAGGGCTGGTTTTACCAACCGGCTATGCCTTTAATCTGGATGGAACCTCAATTTATATGTCAATGGGGGTCATCTTCTTGGCGAATGCCTATGGTATCCCACTTAGCATTGAGCAGTTATTTGGCATTCTGTTGATTATGCTATTAACCTCCAAAGGCGCAGCGACGGTTTCCGGCGGAGCCTTCGTCGTATTTGCCGCCACTATTACCACGACCGGACTATTGCCATTAGAAGGTGTTGCCGTGATGTTCGGTGTTTATCGCTTTATGTCGATGGCGCTGGCGGTCACCAACATTATTGGTAACACCGTGGCAACGATTGCAATAGCAAAAATAAACCGGGAATACCACCCGAGTCGGCGGCAAAAGCTGGAAGATGATGAGGATTAA
- the alr gene encoding alanine racemase, with amino-acid sequence MISATAVIDRGALKHNLQRIRQIAPESRIIAVIKANAYGHGLLEVAHTLPDSDCFGVARIEEALMLRSGGVIKPILLLEGFFCAEDLPMLAVNNIETVVHSVEQLEALEQSDLDRPVRVWMKVDTGMHRLGVRPEQADAFYQRLSACENVVQPVNIMSHFSRSDEPDVDTTRKQIDCFNAFVHNKPGLKSLAASGGILLWPEAHRDWIRPGIIMYGVSPLADTFADKFGLKPAMTLKASLIAVREHKAGEPVGYGGAWVSERDTRLGVIAIGYGDGYPRDAPNGTPVLINGRHVSLVGHVSMDMITVDLGPDASDKVGDEATIWGPELPVETIAKYTGIIPYELITKLTARVATRYID; translated from the coding sequence ATGATCTCGGCAACAGCGGTAATTGACCGCGGCGCATTGAAACATAATCTACAACGTATTCGCCAAATAGCTCCTGAAAGTCGCATTATTGCCGTGATAAAAGCCAATGCCTATGGGCACGGCCTGTTAGAGGTCGCTCACACTCTGCCTGATTCTGATTGCTTCGGCGTTGCCCGTATTGAAGAGGCGCTGATGCTGCGCTCTGGTGGCGTGATTAAACCGATTTTATTGCTGGAGGGTTTTTTCTGCGCCGAAGACTTACCAATGCTGGCAGTCAATAATATCGAAACGGTAGTACATAGTGTTGAGCAATTAGAAGCACTGGAGCAGAGCGATCTCGATCGTCCCGTACGCGTATGGATGAAAGTGGATACCGGTATGCATCGCCTTGGTGTACGTCCTGAGCAGGCGGATGCATTCTACCAGCGCTTAAGCGCCTGCGAGAATGTGGTTCAACCGGTTAATATTATGAGTCATTTTAGTCGCTCTGATGAACCTGACGTGGATACCACCCGTAAGCAAATTGATTGCTTTAATGCTTTTGTGCATAACAAGCCAGGCTTGAAAAGCCTAGCGGCTTCTGGCGGTATTTTGCTTTGGCCAGAAGCGCATCGCGATTGGATCCGCCCTGGTATTATTATGTATGGCGTTTCTCCTTTGGCGGATACTTTTGCGGATAAATTCGGCCTTAAACCGGCGATGACGTTAAAAGCCAGTCTAATTGCGGTACGCGAGCATAAAGCGGGTGAGCCGGTAGGTTATGGTGGTGCTTGGGTCAGTGAGCGAGATACACGTTTAGGCGTGATTGCCATTGGTTATGGTGATGGCTATCCTCGCGATGCACCAAATGGTACACCGGTGTTGATTAACGGCCGGCATGTGTCTTTAGTTGGTCACGTTTCGATGGATATGATCACGGTGGACTTAGGCCCGGATGCCTCGGATAAAGTGGGTGATGAAGCGACTATCTGGGGGCCAGAATTACCGGTAGAAACCATTGCAAAATATACCGGTATTATTCCTTACGAGTTAATTACCAAGCTGACAGCCCGGGTAGCAACTCGATATATTGACTAA
- the dnaB gene encoding replicative DNA helicase, with amino-acid sequence MAGKTPFNKQNARNERPIDRQMEGLKMPPHSLEAEQSVLGGLMLDNERWDNVSERVTANDFYSRPHRTVFGEMQRLLELGKPIDLITLSESLEQKGVLDQVGGFAYLAELSKNTPSAANIGAYADIVRERAVVREMISVANEIADAGYDPQGRSSEDLLDLAESRVFQIAESRTNKDEGPKSIDQILEDTVSRIEQLYQRPHDGVTGVSTGFNDLDKKTAGLQRSDLIIVAARPSMGKTTFAMNLCENAAMMQEKPVLIFSLEMPCEQIMMRMLASLSRVDQTKIRTGQLDDEDWARISSTMGILLEKRNMYIDDSSGLTPTEVRSRARRIFREHGGLSMIMIDYLQLMRVPALSDNRTLEIAEISRSLKALAKELQVPVVALSQLNRSLEQRADKRPVNSDLRESGSIEQDADVIMFIYRDEVYNENSEEKGIAQIILGKQRNGPIGSVRLTFQGQWSRFDNYAGPQFNDE; translated from the coding sequence ATGGCTGGCAAAACACCTTTTAATAAGCAGAACGCCCGTAACGAACGGCCTATCGACCGTCAAATGGAAGGGCTGAAAATGCCGCCTCATTCCCTTGAGGCCGAACAATCCGTATTGGGTGGTCTGATGCTGGATAACGAGCGCTGGGATAATGTGTCTGAGAGGGTAACCGCCAACGACTTTTACAGTCGACCCCATCGCACGGTGTTTGGTGAAATGCAGCGACTGTTGGAGCTGGGTAAGCCAATCGATTTGATTACGCTATCTGAATCGTTGGAACAAAAAGGGGTACTGGATCAGGTGGGTGGGTTCGCCTATCTGGCGGAGCTGTCAAAAAACACCCCGAGTGCGGCCAATATTGGTGCTTATGCGGACATCGTTCGTGAGCGCGCGGTAGTCCGTGAGATGATCTCGGTAGCCAATGAAATTGCCGATGCCGGTTATGACCCTCAGGGGCGCAGCAGTGAAGATCTGTTGGATCTGGCGGAATCCCGAGTTTTCCAGATTGCAGAAAGCCGTACCAACAAAGATGAAGGGCCAAAAAGTATCGACCAGATTCTGGAGGATACCGTATCCCGTATTGAACAATTGTATCAACGACCTCATGACGGTGTGACCGGCGTTTCTACTGGCTTTAATGATTTAGATAAGAAAACCGCCGGTTTACAGCGGTCGGATTTAATTATTGTTGCCGCGCGTCCTTCGATGGGTAAAACCACCTTCGCTATGAACCTGTGTGAGAACGCAGCCATGATGCAGGAAAAGCCAGTGCTTATCTTCAGTCTTGAGATGCCTTGCGAACAGATCATGATGCGTATGCTGGCTTCACTCTCGCGCGTAGACCAAACCAAAATTCGTACGGGTCAGTTAGATGATGAAGACTGGGCCAGAATTTCCAGCACCATGGGTATTTTGCTGGAAAAACGCAATATGTATATTGATGACTCCTCTGGCCTGACGCCAACGGAAGTTCGTTCCCGTGCTCGGCGTATTTTCCGCGAACATGGCGGGCTCAGCATGATTATGATCGACTACCTGCAACTGATGCGCGTACCGGCGCTTTCAGACAATAGGACGTTGGAAATTGCTGAAATTTCTCGTTCACTGAAAGCACTGGCAAAAGAGCTACAGGTACCGGTCGTGGCACTGTCTCAGCTTAACCGTAGTCTGGAACAACGGGCCGATAAACGCCCGGTTAACTCAGACTTACGTGAATCTGGCTCCATTGAGCAAGATGCGGACGTCATTATGTTTATTTACCGTGATGAAGTGTATAACGAGAACAGTGAAGAGAAGGGGATCGCACAGATTATTCTCGGTAAGCAGCGTAACGGCCCTATCGGTTCGGTTCGCTTGACATTCCAAGGGCAATGGTCCCGATTTGATAACTATGCTGGTCCGCAATTTAATGACGAATAA
- a CDS encoding quinone oxidoreductase has translation MAKRIEFAANGGPEVLKYVDFPPRQPADNEVLVANKAIGINYIDTYIRSGLYPTPSLPSGLGTEAAGIVEKVGAGVTHINVGDRVVYAQSPLGAYSDVHCVAADKVAKLPDAISFEQAAASFLKGLTVYYLLHMTYQVKPGETILFHAAAGGVGKIACQWAKALGVKLIGTVGSAEKAVQAKKDGAWATINYQEEDIAKRVSELTDGEKVNVVYDSVGKSTWLASLDCLRPHGLMVSFGNASGPVTGVDLGILNQKGGLYVTRPSLGHYITTKQLLQHAANELFSMIASGAINVDVAPEQKFPLKEAVRAHQALESRITSGSCLLIP, from the coding sequence ATGGCTAAACGTATTGAATTTGCTGCAAATGGCGGTCCGGAAGTGCTGAAATATGTTGATTTTCCCCCAAGACAACCAGCCGACAATGAAGTGTTAGTCGCCAACAAAGCTATCGGAATTAACTATATTGATACCTATATTCGTAGCGGCCTGTATCCAACACCGTCTCTCCCCTCAGGATTAGGTACCGAAGCCGCAGGTATCGTAGAAAAAGTGGGTGCCGGAGTAACACACATTAACGTTGGCGATCGGGTGGTCTATGCCCAATCTCCATTAGGGGCTTATAGCGATGTCCACTGCGTAGCGGCGGATAAAGTGGCCAAACTCCCGGATGCTATCTCATTTGAACAGGCGGCGGCTTCCTTCTTGAAAGGGTTAACGGTTTATTATTTACTGCATATGACCTATCAGGTAAAACCGGGAGAAACCATTTTATTTCACGCTGCTGCCGGTGGTGTAGGTAAAATTGCCTGTCAGTGGGCAAAAGCGCTGGGCGTTAAGCTCATCGGTACCGTAGGTTCTGCTGAAAAAGCGGTGCAAGCTAAGAAGGATGGGGCCTGGGCCACGATTAACTATCAGGAAGAGGACATTGCCAAACGTGTTTCAGAACTGACTGACGGTGAAAAAGTGAATGTGGTCTATGACTCAGTGGGTAAATCAACCTGGCTCGCCTCGCTGGATTGTTTGCGTCCACACGGATTGATGGTCAGTTTTGGTAATGCCTCCGGCCCGGTTACCGGTGTGGATTTAGGCATTCTCAATCAAAAAGGCGGGTTATATGTTACTCGACCGTCACTGGGCCACTACATCACCACGAAACAGCTATTACAACATGCGGCGAATGAACTGTTTTCCATGATCGCCAGTGGTGCCATTAATGTGGACGTAGCACCAGAACAGAAATTCCCGCTTAAAGAGGCAGTTCGGGCTCATCAGGCATTGGAAAGCCGAATAACATCAGGGTCCTGTCTGTTAATCCCCTGA
- a CDS encoding YfbM family protein, whose amino-acid sequence MGIQACYMAIDEDGLNHLIDLDEVDLVDELEELEEHNDTLDIGKMWDGLHFILTGCSASEPREDDPLSDAVVGIHILDEENFIAAIGNNELPPIITALKQIDLVWLKSRFDPQLLSDSEIYPDIWTSEPKDSLYAELEQALKELISFYQRCLDNNMHVVVSIY is encoded by the coding sequence ATGGGAATACAAGCCTGCTATATGGCCATTGATGAAGATGGCCTGAACCACCTGATAGATCTTGATGAAGTCGATCTGGTTGATGAACTGGAAGAGCTGGAGGAACACAACGACACGCTGGACATCGGAAAAATGTGGGATGGTCTGCATTTTATATTGACTGGCTGCTCCGCTAGCGAGCCTAGGGAAGATGATCCATTGAGCGATGCCGTTGTTGGTATTCATATACTGGATGAAGAGAACTTTATTGCCGCCATAGGAAATAATGAACTCCCTCCGATAATTACCGCCCTGAAACAGATCGATTTAGTTTGGTTGAAATCCCGATTTGATCCTCAACTATTGAGCGACTCGGAGATCTATCCTGATATCTGGACTTCAGAACCTAAAGATTCGCTGTATGCTGAATTAGAGCAGGCATTAAAAGAACTGATAAGTTTTTACCAGCGCTGTCTGGATAATAATATGCATGTTGTTGTAAGTATTTACTAA
- a CDS encoding MerR family transcriptional regulator produces MKIGTLAKKTGLSPHTLRYYERIGLLPVVYRDSSGQRNYDQRVLDRIEFLSKLRTTGMPLRDMQQYAEMVSQGDSTADLRRQLLEHHRQQVQDRLAELQSCLLVIDKKIDGYCNSSYMITDTTGDPK; encoded by the coding sequence ATGAAAATTGGCACACTGGCGAAAAAGACCGGCTTATCTCCCCATACGCTTCGATATTACGAACGTATCGGGTTGCTCCCGGTAGTTTATCGGGATAGCAGCGGACAAAGAAATTATGACCAACGAGTACTGGATCGCATTGAGTTTCTCAGCAAATTGAGAACCACAGGTATGCCTCTGCGCGATATGCAGCAGTATGCCGAGATGGTGAGTCAGGGTGATAGCACTGCCGATCTACGTCGACAGTTGCTGGAACATCACCGTCAACAAGTTCAAGACCGACTAGCTGAATTGCAAAGTTGTCTGCTAGTGATTGATAAGAAAATTGATGGCTACTGCAACAGCAGTTACATGATTACTGATACAACAGGAGATCCCAAATGA
- a CDS encoding aldo/keto reductase — MKYVRFGSTGIKVSPICLGCMTYGSPEWREWVLDENGTRPFIKKALDLGINFFDTADMYSLGASEDVLGKTLLKMVPRDDVVIATKVFNPMSDNPNDRGLSRKHILKSIDASLKRLGTDYIDLYIIHRFDPETSIEETVEALDTVVRSGKARYIGASSMHAWQFMRMLSLQEQHGLAKFVSMQNHYNLIYREEEREMLPLCEEMGIAVTPWSPLARGVLTGSRKNQTIRATTDTPAHHWYNHQAEEDAIVSAVEQVATARGVPPAQIALAWVRHRKVVTSPIIGASKPHHLDDAVAALSLTLSDEEVARLEAPYRPRNLAGHE; from the coding sequence ATGAAATACGTCCGTTTTGGTTCTACAGGCATCAAAGTTTCCCCTATCTGTCTAGGCTGTATGACATATGGCAGCCCAGAATGGCGGGAATGGGTATTAGATGAAAATGGTACCCGGCCCTTTATCAAAAAAGCATTGGACCTCGGCATCAACTTTTTTGATACCGCAGATATGTATTCCCTTGGCGCCAGCGAAGACGTTTTAGGTAAAACGCTGTTGAAGATGGTTCCCCGAGACGATGTGGTTATCGCCACCAAAGTGTTTAACCCAATGAGCGATAACCCTAACGATCGAGGCCTGTCCCGTAAGCATATTCTGAAAAGTATTGATGCCTCACTGAAGCGCCTAGGAACCGACTATATCGATCTGTATATCATCCATCGTTTCGATCCTGAAACCTCAATTGAAGAAACCGTTGAAGCGCTAGATACCGTCGTACGCTCCGGCAAAGCCAGATACATCGGCGCATCTTCAATGCATGCCTGGCAGTTTATGCGGATGTTATCCCTACAAGAGCAGCATGGGCTGGCCAAATTCGTCTCAATGCAGAATCACTACAACCTGATATATCGCGAAGAAGAGCGAGAAATGTTGCCTTTGTGCGAAGAGATGGGAATTGCCGTCACACCGTGGTCGCCACTGGCGCGCGGCGTATTAACTGGATCCAGAAAGAATCAAACTATTCGGGCAACCACCGATACGCCAGCACATCATTGGTACAACCATCAGGCAGAAGAAGATGCCATCGTTAGCGCGGTAGAACAGGTCGCCACCGCCCGCGGCGTTCCTCCTGCACAGATAGCATTGGCTTGGGTAAGGCACCGTAAAGTGGTGACATCCCCAATTATTGGTGCATCTAAACCGCACCATCTGGATGATGCCGTCGCTGCCCTGTCATTAACGTTGAGTGATGAAGAGGTGGCGAGACTGGAAGCACCATACCGCCCAAGAAATCTGGCGGGACACGAGTAA
- the dusA gene encoding tRNA dihydrouridine(20/20a) synthase DusA, whose translation MNSDKSIQYPMQRFSVAPMLDWTDRHCRYFHRLLSGQTLLYTEMVTTGAILFGKGDYLAYSRQEQPVALQLGGSEPQALAECAKRAEELGYSEINLNAGCPSDRVQNGRFGACLMAEPELVAECVSAMKQAVSIPVTVKTRIGIDDSDNYEFLQRFISVVSERGGCDNFTLHARKAWLSGLSPKENREIPPLDYSRVYLVKQEFPHLTVAINGGIKTLEEAKVHLQHVDGVMMGREAYQNPGILARVDSELFGIEREIPQAAAVIEAMYPYIEQELSKGTYLGHITRHMLGLFQGIPGARQFRRHLSENAHKAGADVEVLRQALAMVTEKSS comes from the coding sequence ATGAATTCTGATAAATCAATACAATACCCCATGCAGCGCTTTTCCGTTGCCCCGATGCTCGACTGGACCGATCGCCATTGTCGCTATTTCCACCGCTTATTAAGCGGGCAAACGCTGCTGTATACCGAAATGGTCACTACCGGCGCGATCCTGTTTGGCAAGGGAGATTATCTGGCATACAGCCGGCAAGAGCAGCCGGTTGCGTTGCAGCTAGGGGGGAGTGAACCTCAGGCGCTGGCGGAATGCGCTAAGCGCGCGGAAGAATTGGGCTATAGCGAGATTAACCTGAATGCTGGCTGTCCTTCCGATCGGGTGCAAAACGGACGTTTTGGCGCTTGCCTAATGGCGGAACCTGAACTGGTGGCTGAATGTGTCAGTGCAATGAAGCAGGCGGTTTCCATACCGGTAACGGTAAAAACACGAATTGGGATTGATGACTCTGATAACTATGAGTTTTTGCAGCGTTTTATTTCCGTTGTTTCAGAGCGGGGCGGTTGTGATAACTTCACGCTTCATGCGCGCAAAGCCTGGTTATCAGGTTTAAGTCCAAAAGAGAATCGGGAGATTCCACCGCTGGATTACTCTCGAGTCTATTTGGTTAAGCAAGAGTTCCCTCATTTGACCGTTGCCATTAACGGTGGCATTAAAACGTTGGAAGAAGCGAAGGTTCATCTGCAACATGTTGATGGCGTGATGATGGGGCGTGAAGCCTATCAGAACCCGGGGATACTAGCGCGAGTTGATAGTGAACTCTTTGGTATCGAACGGGAAATCCCTCAGGCCGCTGCGGTAATTGAGGCGATGTATCCTTACATTGAGCAGGAGCTCTCTAAAGGCACTTATTTAGGACATATCACCCGCCATATGCTGGGACTGTTTCAAGGGATCCCCGGCGCGCGTCAGTTCCGCCGGCATTTAAGTGAGAATGCGCATAAAGCCGGAGCGGATGTTGAAGTATTGCGACAGGCACTGGCGATGGTGACGGAGAAATCCAGTTAA
- the zur gene encoding zinc uptake transcriptional repressor Zur, producing MKSANIESMLTKAQKLCDQRAVRLTPQRCLVLRLMAEQKNAISAYDLLDLLRVAEPQAKPPTVYRALDFLLEQGFIHKIESTNSYVVCHHVGEPLHTSALFICDSCGLVTEHHAEGIDQRLKELAEKSHFTIQHSVLETHGICSQCANK from the coding sequence ATGAAATCAGCCAATATTGAGTCTATGCTGACAAAAGCCCAAAAGCTGTGCGATCAGCGAGCAGTGCGTTTAACTCCTCAGCGTTGTCTGGTGTTACGCCTAATGGCGGAACAAAAGAATGCTATCAGCGCCTATGACTTATTAGATCTGCTGCGTGTCGCTGAACCTCAAGCCAAACCCCCTACGGTCTATCGCGCACTCGACTTTTTACTTGAGCAGGGCTTTATTCATAAAATCGAATCCACCAATAGCTATGTAGTTTGCCATCATGTAGGTGAGCCGCTGCACACTTCTGCATTGTTCATTTGTGATAGCTGTGGATTAGTGACCGAGCATCACGCAGAAGGTATAGATCAACGATTGAAAGAACTGGCGGAAAAAAGTCACTTCACGATTCAGCATAGCGTACTGGAAACTCATGGTATTTGTTCACAATGTGCTAATAAATAA
- the lexA gene encoding transcriptional repressor LexA, protein MKALTARQQQIYDLIRDHINQSGMPPTRAEIAQTLGFKSPNAAEEHLKALARKGVIEIINGASRGIRLLLETEDVGLPLIGRVAAGEPLLAQEHVESHYQIDPALFRPHADFLLRVSGMSMKDIGIMDGDLLAVHKTQDVRNGQVVVARIDDEVTVKRLKKQGNVVELLPENEEFSPIVVDLREQSLTIEGLAVGVIRNGDWM, encoded by the coding sequence ATGAAAGCATTAACCGCTAGACAGCAACAAATTTATGACCTGATTCGCGATCATATCAATCAGTCAGGGATGCCGCCGACTCGTGCAGAGATTGCCCAAACCTTAGGGTTTAAGTCACCCAATGCGGCAGAAGAACATTTGAAAGCTTTAGCTCGTAAAGGGGTGATTGAGATCATTAATGGGGCATCTAGGGGGATTCGTCTGCTGCTGGAAACGGAAGATGTAGGCCTCCCGTTAATTGGTCGAGTCGCCGCAGGTGAACCTTTACTGGCTCAGGAACATGTGGAAAGTCATTATCAGATCGATCCGGCGCTGTTCAGGCCGCACGCTGACTTTTTACTGCGCGTTAGCGGCATGTCAATGAAAGATATTGGTATTATGGATGGCGATCTGCTTGCGGTGCATAAAACTCAGGATGTACGTAACGGCCAAGTGGTGGTTGCACGTATTGATGATGAAGTCACGGTTAAGCGTCTGAAAAAACAAGGTAATGTTGTTGAGTTACTGCCTGAAAATGAAGAGTTTTCACCCATAGTGGTTGATCTGCGTGAGCAGAGCCTAACCATTGAAGGGCTTGCAGTGGGTGTTATTCGTAACGGCGACTGGATGTAA